One part of the Populus alba chromosome 18, ASM523922v2, whole genome shotgun sequence genome encodes these proteins:
- the LOC118059459 gene encoding serine/threonine-protein kinase STY13 isoform X1 — protein MVGKMVEGQKFTGLIGASNNNGNNYYGFTQGFYQELGDGTNMSIDSLQTGHAGGSVSMSVDNSSVGSNDSLTHMLSHPGLKPVNRHNYSVSVGQSVFRPGKVTHALNDDALAQALVDNRYPTEGLQYYDDWTIDLRKLNMGTAFAQGAFGKLYRGMYNGEDVAIKILERPGNSPEKAQVMEQQFQQEVMMLANLKHPNIVRFIGACRKPMVWCIVTEYAKGGSVRQFLTRRHNRAVPLKIAVQQALDVARGMAYVHGLGFIHRDLKSDNLLIAADKTIKIADFGVARIEVQTEGMTPETGTYRWMAPEMIQHRSYTQKVDVYSFGIVLWELITGLLPFQNMTAVQAAFAVVNKGVRPIIPYDCLPVLSYIMTRCWDANPEIRPSFTDVVRMLENAETQILTNVRKARFRCCIAQPMTVE, from the exons ATGGTTGGGAAAATGGTGGAGGGTCAAAAATTTACTGGACTCATAGGAGCAAGTAACAACAATGGTAACAACTACTATGGCTTTACACAAGGTTTTTATCAAGAACTTGGTGATGGTACAAACATGTCCATTGACAGTTTACAAACAGGCCATGCCGGTGGGTCTGTCTCAATGTCAGTGGATAACAGTAGTGTCGGATCCAATGATTCTTTAACCCATATGCTAAGCCATCCAGGTTTAAAACCTGTCAACCGCCATAACTATAGTGTATCAGTAGGCCAGAGTGTGTTTCGTCCAGGGAAAGTCACCCATGCCCTAAATGATGATGCATTAGCGCAAGCTTTGGTGGATAATCGGTATCCAACAGAGGGACTGCAGTATTATGATGATTGGACAATTGATTTGAGAAAACTCAACATGGGTACAGCTTTTGCCCAAGGTGCTTTTGGAAAGTTATACAGAGGCATGTATAATGGGGAGGATGTTGCAATTAAGATATTGGAGAGGCCTGGGAATAGCCCGGAGAAAGCACAAGTTATGGAACAGCAGTTCCAGCAGGAAGTTATGATGCTTGCAAATTTAAAGCACCCGAACATTGTGCGGTTCATTGGTGCCTGCCGGAAGCCCATGGTTTGGTGTATCGTAACAGAGTATGCGAAAGGTGGGTCAGTTCGGCAGTTTTTGACCAGGAGGCACAATCGGGCAGTACCGTTGAAAATAGCAGTTCAGCAGGCTTTAGATGTTGCGAGAGGAATGGCATATGTTCATGGACTCGGGTTTATACACCGTGATTTGAAGTCAGATAACCTCTTAATAGCAGCagataaaaccataaaaattgcTGATTTTGGTGTTGCACGGATTGAGGTGCAGACTGAAGGGATGACACCCGAAACCGGGACATACCGTTGGATGGCTCC AGAGATGATTCAGCACAGGTCCTATACACAAAAGGTGGATGTGTACAGCTTTGGAATTGTTCTTTGGGAGCTCATAACAGGCTTGCTTCCATTCCAGAACATGACTGCTGTTCAGGCTGCCTTTGCTGTGGTGAACAAAGGAGTAAGACCGATAATCCCTTATGATTGTCTGCCTGTTCTGAGTTACATCATGACCCGCTGCTGGGACGCCAACCCTGAAATTCGCCCCTCTTTCACAGATGTTGTCAGGATGCTTGAGAATGCCGAAACCCAGATATTGACCAATGTGCGCAAGGCACGCTTCAGGTGCTGCATAGCTCAACCCATGACAGTTGAATGA
- the LOC118059459 gene encoding serine/threonine-protein kinase STY13 isoform X2 has product MVGKMVEGQKFTGLIGASNNNGNNYYGFTQGFYQELGDGTNMSIDSLQTGHAGGSVSMSVDNSSVGSNDSLTHMLSHPGLKPVNRHNYSVSVGQSVFRPGKVTHALNDDALAQALVDNRYPTEGLQYYDDWTIDLRKLNMGTAFAQGAFGKLYRGMYNGEDVAIKILERPGNSPEKAQVMEQQFQQEVMMLANLKHPNIVRFIGACRKPMVWCIVTEYAKGGSVRQFLTRRHNRAVPLKIAVQQALDVARGMAYVHGLGFIHRDLKSDNLLIAADKTIKIADFGVARIEVQTEGMTPETGTYRWMAPEMIQHRSYTQKVDVYSFGIVLWELITGLLPFQNMTAVQAAFAVVNKGMLSGCLRMPKPRY; this is encoded by the exons ATGGTTGGGAAAATGGTGGAGGGTCAAAAATTTACTGGACTCATAGGAGCAAGTAACAACAATGGTAACAACTACTATGGCTTTACACAAGGTTTTTATCAAGAACTTGGTGATGGTACAAACATGTCCATTGACAGTTTACAAACAGGCCATGCCGGTGGGTCTGTCTCAATGTCAGTGGATAACAGTAGTGTCGGATCCAATGATTCTTTAACCCATATGCTAAGCCATCCAGGTTTAAAACCTGTCAACCGCCATAACTATAGTGTATCAGTAGGCCAGAGTGTGTTTCGTCCAGGGAAAGTCACCCATGCCCTAAATGATGATGCATTAGCGCAAGCTTTGGTGGATAATCGGTATCCAACAGAGGGACTGCAGTATTATGATGATTGGACAATTGATTTGAGAAAACTCAACATGGGTACAGCTTTTGCCCAAGGTGCTTTTGGAAAGTTATACAGAGGCATGTATAATGGGGAGGATGTTGCAATTAAGATATTGGAGAGGCCTGGGAATAGCCCGGAGAAAGCACAAGTTATGGAACAGCAGTTCCAGCAGGAAGTTATGATGCTTGCAAATTTAAAGCACCCGAACATTGTGCGGTTCATTGGTGCCTGCCGGAAGCCCATGGTTTGGTGTATCGTAACAGAGTATGCGAAAGGTGGGTCAGTTCGGCAGTTTTTGACCAGGAGGCACAATCGGGCAGTACCGTTGAAAATAGCAGTTCAGCAGGCTTTAGATGTTGCGAGAGGAATGGCATATGTTCATGGACTCGGGTTTATACACCGTGATTTGAAGTCAGATAACCTCTTAATAGCAGCagataaaaccataaaaattgcTGATTTTGGTGTTGCACGGATTGAGGTGCAGACTGAAGGGATGACACCCGAAACCGGGACATACCGTTGGATGGCTCC AGAGATGATTCAGCACAGGTCCTATACACAAAAGGTGGATGTGTACAGCTTTGGAATTGTTCTTTGGGAGCTCATAACAGGCTTGCTTCCATTCCAGAACATGACTGCTGTTCAGGCTGCCTTTGCTGTGGTGAACAAAGGA ATGTTGTCAGGATGCTTGAGAATGCCGAAACCCAGATATTGA
- the LOC118059458 gene encoding uncharacterized protein, with amino-acid sequence MDRQPPPPPHDYAAMAYAQQQQPQYGYPPPPHQHQQYPPPPNPFMPPPHPSVQQYPYTQPPPHPHHLQHPPQQQQHPPPFAPHLPPHLIPPPFHTPNYDSPPAPAPPPSDPELQKRIDKLVEYATKNGPEFEVMIREKQQDNPAYSFLFGGEGHAYYRYKLWLSTRGPLNPPFQASSMMHPPPNPMMNATVGPPPQMHQPPFPPFYDHHHQHTPQPFGVHNRSDFDQPSKSFKGLSGPLPPDVAVELGNVLNTLNGTKESIKGAKTWFMQRSPFAPALAEALRDRIFSLDDSERQLHIIYLANDILFDSLQRRINPHDLDNEALAFKPVLGSMLARIYHYPQNKDENQSRLQKILQFWASKEVYDQDTIYKLEGEMVSGPPVNSFPGPPKELSTGSTDSVPAAGFTQHATSHNAPQWPPDRQSVPDQEHLDKQMLPVMLPTLGNQQFIPNPVPAATFPGSLPINSSVLPAGQQPAPHLLQAPPANIAENLSPYPLFPPGLIPGMVRKMQIGSGVPYSPLSPLDIPTTIPPSNVSPSEILDRVSKFFKEIGEVNPSEGPMRADPKDEDDEYERESPIRKGGACIPPPPNLQVEPETGAYADGSVERKPGTGSGRLGLGATADPNEPSQYDDVYTSYRKQRSTNYHSSMSVRAATR; translated from the exons ATGGATAGGCAACCGCCGCCTCCGCCCCATGATTATGCCGCAATGGCATATgctcagcagcagcagccacaATATGgatatcctcctcctccacatcAACACCAACAATACCCTCCCCCACCTAATCCATTCATGCCTCCTCCTCATCCTTCAGTGCAGCAATATCCCTACACTCAACCTCCTCCACACCCTCACCATCTTCAACACCCGCCACAGCAACAGCAGCACCCTCCGCCTTTTGCACCACATTTACCGCCTCACCTTATACCTCCACCTTTTCATACTCCTAATTATGATTCTCCCCCAGCTCCGGCTCCCCCTCCATCTGATCCTGAGCTTCAGAAACGTATAGATAAGCTTGTTGAGTATGCCACAAAGAATGGGCCGGAATTTGAAGTCATGATCCGTGAAAAACAGCAGGATAATCCTGCTTATAGTTTCCTTTTTGGAGGAGAGGGTCATGCATATTATCGGTATAAACTTTGGTTATCTACGCGTGGTCCTCTCAATCCTCCTTTCCAAGCATCTTCTATGATGCATCCACCACCAAACCCAATGATGAATGCCACTGTTGGGCCTCCTCCTCAAATGCACCAACCTCCTTTTCCACCTTTTTATGATCACCATCACCAGCACACTCCACAGCCCTTTGGTGTTCATAATAGATCAGATTTTGATCAACCATCCAAGTCCTTTAAAGGACTCTCTGGTCCACTTCCTCCTGATGTTGCAGTGGAACTCGGTAATGTGCTTAACACTCTAAATGGTACCAAGGAGTCTATCAAAGGGGCCAAGACTTGGTTCATGCAAAGGTCTCCATTTGCACCAGCTCTTGCTGAAGCACTTAGGGACAGGATTTTTTCTCTGGATGATTCTGAGAGGCAATTGCACATCATCTATCTCGCCAATGATATTCTTTTTGACAG TTTGCAAAGGAGAATTAATCCCCATGATCTTGATAATGAAGCCCTTGCATTTAAGCCTGTGCTAGGTTCCATGCTTGCAAGGATTTATCACTACCCTCAGAATAAGGATGAAAACCAGTCGCGGTTGCAGAAAATTCTGCAGTTCTGGGCCTCGAAGGAGGTCTATGATCAAGATACCATTTATAAACTTGAAGGTGAGATGGTTAGCGGACCACCAGTAAATTCTTTTCCAGGGCCTCCAAAAGAATTATCTACTGGCTCAACAGATTCTGTGCCTGCTGCAG GCTTTACTCAACATGCAACAAGCCACAATGCTCCACAATGGCCACCTGATAGGCAAAGTGTACCAGATCAGGAGCATCTTGATAAACAAATGCTGCCCGTCATGCTTCCAACCCTAGGAAATCAGCAATTTATTCCAAATCCAGTCCCTGCTGCTACTTTTCCGGGTTCCCTGCCCATAAATTCTTCTGTTCTGCCAGCAGGTCAACAACCTGCACCACATTTATTGCAAGCACCTCCTGCAAACATTGCTGAAAACTTGTCACCATATCCCCTGTTCCCACCCGGTCTTATTCCTGGAATGGTCCGAAAGATGCAGATTGGCAGTGGGGTGCCCTACTCACCTTTGAGCCCTTTGGACATCCCGACAACCATACCCCCGTCCAATGTATCCCCATCAGAAATTCTAGATAGAGTCTCAAAGTTTTTTAAAGAGATTGGAGAGGTTAACCCATCTGAGGGACCTATGAGAGCTGACCcaaaagatgaagatgatgagtaTGAGAGAGAGTCTCCCATTCGCAAGGGGGGAGCTTGCATCCCTCCTCCCCCAAACTTACAGGTTGAGCCAGAGACAGGAGCTTATGCAGATGGAAGTGTGGAGCGGAAACCTGGAACTGGCTCAGGAAGATTGGGACTTGGGGCAACAGCCGATCCTAATGAGCCAAGTCAATACGACGATGTTTACACATCTTACAGGAAACAGAGAAGCACCAACTATCACTCGTCCATGAGTGTAAGGGCTGCTACTAGGTAG